A stretch of the Musa acuminata AAA Group cultivar baxijiao chromosome BXJ2-7, Cavendish_Baxijiao_AAA, whole genome shotgun sequence genome encodes the following:
- the LOC135616167 gene encoding aspartic proteinase nepenthesin-1-like: MAYFPLLALMALSSLLRSTTPAPAGLQLGLTHVDAGSPFTFTERVRRAAQRSRHRREVLEARLANSSGDIQVPITSSKFEYKLEFAIGTPELNVTAILDTGSELVWTQCRPCDPCVQQSTPVYDPSDSSSFSRLPCTSPLYDYQVFKRFDPPTCHYAYGYGSGATQGVLAMETFTFGTKSVSNVTFGCSRQSKGNFAGTSGIVGFGRGNLSLISQLGFRKFSYCLTSFNSSSSSHLRLGSLATLNGTAGKVQSTPFLDDTNLYRVSLRGISLGEALLPIPNATFEYRRDELSGTVIDSGTGQTQLPKPVYEIVKQNIKSRVGLPVVDLSSTIGLDLCFSVSSWPPPPVPDMTFHFDNADMTIPPANYMYPDQNAGAFCLVMQRSESNLTIVGNYQQQNMHVVYDVAGRTLSFMPARCEDL; the protein is encoded by the coding sequence ATGGCGTACTTCCCGTTGTTAGCTCTCATGGCACTATCCTCCTTGCTTCGATCGACCACCCCTGCACCTGCCGGACTTCAACTCGGTCTCACCCACGTGGACGCCGGCAGCCCTTTCACGTTCACGGAGCGCGTCCGGCGTGCCGCGCAAAGAAGCAGGCACCGGAGGGAGGTCCTCGAAGCCAGGCTGGCCAACTCCTCCGGCGACATCCAAGTCCCGATCACGTCGTCGAAGTTCGAGTACAAGCTGGAATTCGCCATCGGCACACCGGAGCTCAACGTTACCGCCATACTCGACACCGGCAGCGAACTGGTATGGACGCAGTGCCGACCCTGCGACCCATGCGTGCAGCAGAGCACCCCCGTTTATGACCCCTCCGATTCATCCTCCTTCTCCAGGCTTCCTTGCACCAGTCCCTTGTACGATTACCAAGTCTTCAAGCGCTTCGATCCACCAACGTGCCACTATGCCTACGGCTATGGCTCGGGGGCCACTCAGGGCGTTCTGGCCATGGAGACGTTCACATTTGGCACGAAATCTGTGTCCAACGTTACCTTCGGCTGCAGCAGGCAAAGCAAAGGCAACTTCGCTGGAACGTCCGGCATCGTTGGGTTTGGCCGAGGAAATCTGTCGCTGATATCGCAACTCGGTTTCCGCAAATTCTCTTACTGCCTCACTTCATTCAACAGTTCAAGCAGCAGCCATCTTCGGCTTGGGTCTCTTGCGACCCTGAATGGTACCGCAGGTAAAGTTCAATCCACGCCTTTCCTGGATGACACCAATCTATACCGCGTCTCTTTACGAGGGATATCGCTGGGTGAGGCCCTCTTGCCAATTCCGAACGCCACCTTTGAGTACAGAAGAGACGAGCTTAGTGGTACGGTGATAGACTCCGGCACGGGCCAGACGCAGTTGCCCAAGCCCGTGTACGAGATCGTCAAGCAAAACATCAAGTCTCGCGTTGGCCTACCCGTGGTTGACCTGTCGTCGACCATCGGGCTTGACCTCTGCTTCTCAGTCTCGTCATGGCCGCCGCCGCCGGTGCCGGACATGACGTTCCACTTTGACAATGCCGATATGACGATACCGCCGGCGAACTACATGTACCCCGACCAAAACGCCGGCGCGTTCTGCTTAGTGATGCAGAGGTCCGAAAGCAACTTGACGATCGTCGGCAACTACCAGCAGCAGAACATGCATGTAGTCTACGATGTTGCAGGAAGAACGCTGTCCTTCATGCCAGCCCGATGTGAAGACTTGTAA
- the LOC103981271 gene encoding protein NSP-INTERACTING KINASE 1: MQGKMCKDLVFWMMFFWSWAAATAVLSPKGVNYEVQALMGIKASLVDPHSVLENWDKDSVDPCSWTMITCSSENLVVGLGTPGQDLSGTLSPSIGNLTNLEIVLLQNNNISGPVPPEIGKLSKLHTLDLSNNKFSGRIPASLSNLKGLQYLRLNNNSLSGSFPLPLIDITPLIFMDLSYNNLSGPIPKSPPKAFNIVGNPLICPTDLEHQCYGMMPMPSTFNINDTQGAPMSRRPKRHKLALALASSLGSICLLGLVVGLFIWCSRRHNQQIFFDVNDQHKEEVCLGNLRRFQFRELQVATNNFSSKNLLGKGGFGNVYKGQLQDGTLVAVKRLKDGNVAGGEIQFKTEVEMISLALHRHLLRLCGFCMTATERLLVYPYMSNGSVASRLREIPALDWSTRKRIALGAARGLLYLHEQCDPKIIHRDVKAANILLDDYCEAVVGDFGLAKLLDHRDTHVTTAVRGTVGHIAPEYLSTGQSSDKTDVFGFGILLLELITGLRALEYGKAAKQKGAMLDWVRKMHQEKKLDVLVDKDLKNYDRIELEEMVQVALLCTQYVPGHRPKMSEVIRMLEGDGLAERWEASQRTEVHKFRVPEFSSERYSDLTDDSLLVEAMELSGPR; this comes from the exons ATGCAAGGAAAAATGTGTAAAGATTTGGTCTTTTGGATGATGTTCTTCTGGTCCTGGGCTGCAGCGACCGCGGTGCTCTCCCCTAAAGGTGTCAACTACGAAG TGCAAGCTCTAATGGGCATCAAAGCTTCTCTTGTGGATCCTCATAGTGTTCTTGAGAACTGGGACAAGGACTCTGTTGATCCATGCAGCTGGACTATGATCACATGCTCATCTGAGAACCTGGTCGTTGGGCT AGGCACTCCAGGCCAGGATCTATCCGGTACACTTTCTCCAAGCATAGGAAACCTGACAAATCTTGAAATCGT GCTGCTGCAGAACAACAACATATCAGGACCGGTACCTCCAGAAATCGGGAAGCTGTCCAAGCTTCACACCCTCGATCTCTCTAACAACAAATTCTCTGGTCGGATCCCTGCTTCGTTGAGCAACTTGAAAGGCCTCCAGTACCT GAGGCTCAACAACAACAGTCTTTCCGGGTCATTTCCTCTGCCGTTGATCGACATCACTCCGCTCATTTTCAT GGACCTTTCGTACAATAATTTGAGTGGCCCTATCCCAAAGTCTCCACCGAAAGCATTCAA CATTGTTGGAAATCCTTTGATATGCCCAACTGACTTGGAGCACCAATGCTATGGGATGATGCCTATGCCAAGTACCTTCAATATAAATGATACTCAGG GTGCTCCAATGTCTCGAAGGCCCAAAAGACACAAGCTAGCTCTCGCCCTTGCATCCAGCCTCGGAAGCATATGTCTCCTTGGTCTTGTGGTTGGGCTGTTTATATGGTGCAGTCGAAGGCACAACCaacaaattttctttgatgtcaaTG ACCAACATAAGGAAGAAGTCTGCCTCGGTAACCTGAGAAGATTCCAGTTCAGGGAGCTTCAGGTTGCTACAAACAACTTTAGCAGTAAAAACCTGCTTGGCAAAGGTGGCTTTGGAAATGTCTACAAGGGTCAGCTACAAGATGGAACCCTGGTAGCTGTTAAAAGACTGAAGGATGGGAATGTAGCGGGCGGAGAGATCCAGTTCAAAACTGAAGTTGAAATGATAAGCTTAGCTCTGCACAGACACCTTCTTAGGCTGTGTGGATTCTGCATGACTGCCACAGAAAGGCTTCTGGTTTACCCATACATGTCAAATGGAAGTGTTGCTTCTCGACTCAGAG AAATACCAGCATTAGATTGGAGTACCAGGAAAAGAATAGCCTTGGGAGCTGCAAGGGGATTACTGTACCTACATGAACAGTGTGATCCCAAGATCATTCACAGAGATGTAAAGGCCGCTAACATATTGCTGGATGACTACTGTGAGGCTGTTGTAGGAGACTTTGGGCTAGCAAAACTTCTAGATCACAGGGATACACATGTGACTACTGCTGTGAGGGGAACCGTGGGACATATAGCTCCCGAGTATCTCTCAACGGGGCAGTCTTCCGATAAAACTGATGTTTTCGGATTCGGAATTCTTCTTCTCGAACTGATTACTGGCTTGAGAGCTCTGGAATATGGAAAAGCGGCAAAACAGAAGGGTGCCATGCTTGACTGG GTGAGGAAGATGCACCAAGAAAAGAAGCTCGATGTGCTTGTCGACAAGGACCTGAAGAACTACGACAGGATAGAGCTGGAAGAGATGGTCCAAGTTGCGCTCTTGTGCACTCAGTATGTCCCGGGACACAGGCCCAAAATGTCTGAGGTGATTCGCATGCTTGAAGGTGATGGCCTTGCGGAGAGATGGGAAGCGTCTCAGAGGACAGAGGTTCATAAGTTTAGGGTGCCGGAGTTCTCCTCGGAACGATACTCTGATCTCACTGATGACTCGTTGCTGGTGGAAGCGATGGAGCTCTCGGGACCAAGGTGA